The genomic window CCTTTTATTTCTTGCCCAATACGTAAGATATGCAATCCCTAGAATTAACACCAGTATATCAAACCTAATGATTTGCGGTATACGGTCAATTTGATCGTTATAATAAGTTCCACCTAAAAGAGCGCCTAAACCGATTCCAAGTTCCATCGAAATATACATTGTTGCCACTGCTTTTCCTCTATGTTCAGGATTACTCATGTCAATAGTCCATGCGCTAATTGCTGGTGACAAAATACCAGTACCGATTCCGTAAATTCCAGCTCCAATTAATAACATCTGAATGTCTCTTCCTGCACTTATTACAAAAAGAGCAATTGAAGTTATGATTAATCCCGCCATGATAACTTTTGGTCTTCCATGTCTATCGGAAACTTTTCCTGCGCCAAAACGTACCATAACCGATGCGACAGTAAAAGCCGTAAAAAATAATCCTTTATTTGTTGCGCCCAAATGTTCGCTCCAATCTGGAATTAAAGTTAAAATAAGTCCGAATGCGGTGTACGAAAGAAAAGTAATAATTCCTGCTGGAAACACATTTCTATCAACAATATCATTTTTTCCTATAATGAACATTGACCAATTCAATTTTTCTTTTGTCGCAAGAGTTTCCTTCATATTCATTACAATAATAATTGAAAAGAAGGCTAAAAATGAAGAAGTGTAAAACATCACATTGATTCCGTACGAATTCACAATCATACTTCCTAGCGCTGGTCCTAATGCCCCTCCGATACTAAAACATAATCCGTGCATTCCGAGCGCTTCTCCCCATCTGTGCTGCGGAATAATATCTGCCACATAAGCCGAAGTTGATGTAGGTTTAAATCCTGTTGAAAAACCATGAACCAAACGCAACAATAAAAATCCTGAAACAGAACTCAAAATTGGATACAAAAATCCGCATACCACACAAACCGAAGAACCTATTGCCATAACAGGAACGCGTCCCCATTTATCGGTAAGCTTACCGCTGAAAGGGCGCGAAATTGCTGCCGTCAATGTAAATAATGAAATGATAAGCCCTTTGTATTCTGCTCCTCCTAGACTGCTTAAGTAATTTGGAAGTTCAGGTATCATCATATTAAAACTTGATGAAAATAATAGGGAACTCAAACAAAGTAAAATGAATTGTAAGGTATAAATTGATTTTTCGTTTTGTGACATTATTGGATTTTTATATAACTAAAGGCTGATAGAAAATTATGATTTTTAAAATAATTCCAGCTGATTGTATGGGTTTATAGGTTTCTTTTTAGGAGGTTTTGCATCGCCAAAAACGGTTTTTCCGCCATATTTATAAGATTCCTCTCTTTCTCTTTGAATTAAGGCATCAAAATTAGAATTTGGCGTAAAACTTTCTTCTGCTTTCCGCGAAATCTCAGATAGTTTCTGAATGGCACTTAATTTATCGCTATTCCCAATTTTAGCACGATTAATAGCTCTTTGCAACGTATCGATAGTTTCATCGTAGATTTTAACGGGAACAGGAAACGGATGTCCATCTTTTCCACCATGAGCAAATGAAAAACGGGCTGGATCTTCAAAGCGAGTTGGAGTTCCATAAATGATTTCGCTTACCAAAGCCAAAGACTGCAAAGCTCTTGGCCCCATTCCTTTTAAAAGCAGTAACTCTTCAAAATCTTCGGGCTTGTTTTCGTGAGTAGCCCAAAGCATGGCGCCCAGTCTTTTCATGTTCACATCTTCCATTCTCACATCGTGATGCGCGGGCATAGAAAGATGCTGCATTTCTTTTATGATTTTAACTGGCGATTCTTTTACCAATTCTAAAATACCTTCACGAGATTTTGTGGCTTCATTTGCCGTAAGATTTAAAATTGAGCCTTGATTTTCGCCATAAATAAAAGTATGCGGTTCATTTATAAAAGACTTTAAATCTTGCGAGTGCCAATGGTATCTTCTGGCAGTTCGCGAATTCGGATTCATTCCCTGCTGGATAACAGCCCACTGCCCTTTATTATCGACAATAAAATTATGCTGATACAATTGAAATCCGTCTTGAATGGCGGTATTGTCCACTTTTGCAGTAAGTCGGCTGCAGCTGGCAAGATTAATTCCATCAAGACCCGTTTTTTCGCCAACGAACAAAAGTTCTTGTGGCGTTGCCATAGAATGCTTTCCTTTTCCTCCGCAGATATAAATCCCAAGTTCTTTCGAGTGCGGATTAACCGATTTCTTTAATGCTCCAAGAACCGAAGTAGTAATTCCAGACGAGTGCCAATCCATTCCCATAACAGCTCCAAAACTCTGAAACCAAAAAGGATTGCTCAATTTACTTATGACCTCAGCAGTCGAAAATTCCATTGCAATTGTTTCTACAATGGCAAGACCAAGTTTAGACATTCGCTCAGCAAGCCATAATGGAACATGCCCATAATGTAAAGGAAGATCTGCTGTACCGGAACGTTTCATTTGCTGGAATTAGAATTCTGCAAAAATACTTCTTTTAATTGTGAATTATAAATTGTGAATTGTTAATTCAAGTGTAAAAAATTTAGGGTGTGAAAAGCAAAAAACCACTTGCATAACACAATTAACAATTTATAATTAACAATTTACAATTTAAACCCTCTCAATATCTTCTTCTGGTTCTGCAACAGGTTCCGCATTATCATCCAACCATGCTACAAACAATTTATATCCTATTGAAAATACAATAGGCCCAACAAATAACCCGATGAAACCTGACATAATAAAACCGCCTATCACACCTAAAAAAATCACAAGCATAGGTACAAGAGCTCCTTTTCCTAATAATAAAGGCTTTAAGACATTATCAGACAATCCGCTGATGATAAAAAATATAGTCCAAAAAACGGCGTGACCAGAATCTCCAGTTGAGAAAAGATAAATGATCACTCCAATATTAATTATAATAGGTCCAATCTGTAAAATAGAAAATATCAAACAAATCAAAGTCAATATTCCCGCATACGGAATATCAGCCCAAAACAAGCCGATAGCTTGAATAATGGTCTGAATAACCGCAACTCCCAAAATCCCTTTAACCACTTGGTAAATAGTTGAAACCGAAATCGTCATAATTTCTTCAGCTTCATTTCCTGCAATTTTTTTCAGGAATTTCATAAAGAAAGCTTTTCCTCCTGGCGATACCAATAAAACTCCTGCAATAATAACCGAAAGTATAAATTGCAAAAATGCTGCACCAGAGCTCAAAATACTTGCCATAATTTTAGAAGACAATTCTTTTATCTGATCTTGATATTTAACAACGCCTTGTTCTAAATCTGTTGACATTGAAAGTAAAAACTCATAGAGCGGTTTACCTATTATGGGCCATTCTTTTATAGAAGCACCCGGCGGACTAATTTTAAGTGTTCCTGCTTCAAAACTATTTTTCAGTTCTAAAAAATTTCCCGTTGCCGCTTTCAGAAAATAAATGAGAGGCAACACCATAATGGCAATAATCAAAATAGTAATGACAACCGATGCCAATGCTTTTCTTCCTTTTAATATTTTCTGTAATGAATTAAATATCGGATAAAATACAACAGATAATATTACAGCCCACAGAATAGGCATAAAAAAAGGCAACAGCAGCTTAAGACAAAACCCAACAAGGAGAAATATGAAAAATAACTGCAAAATAGTATCAAAGAGTTCTTTCTTTTTATTCGAATTGATTGTTTTCATGGTTATTGTTTTTTAATGGTGAGTTGTTAATGGTAAATTGTGAATTGTTAATGGTAAATGATTTCTTTAAATCCTTACTCTGCTTCTCTAATCTTGCTTCTTTATACTCTAATCTTGGTTCTTGTCTCTTGATTCTTCTTTACTTCCCAGTCTTATTAATAGAGAAATTGGCATCTGAAACCAGCCTTCCAATCAAGATTATCGGATATAAAACTCCTGTAAGCACCTCAATCTGAACCAGAGAGCGAGCCAAAGGATGAAGAGGCGCTATTTCGCCAAAACCTGTTGATGTGATACAGATATAACTGAAATACATAAAACTAGCCAGATCGCTATTGCTTGTAAACTTTGATTCTGTTATTTGAAAAGAACCATCAATATGCTGAAAAAGAAATAAATAAAGCGTAGACCAAAAATGAACCAAAAGCATATACACGACAATCGAGCCCACAATGCGATAAGTAGTTACAGGACCAGGCTCCAAAACTTTTATTAAAACCAAAGTAATGAGAAGCAGCATAATGGCAACCGAGAGAATAAGATCGGCAAATAGGATAAAAATATTATGTTCAAAATAATTAATCCATTGTGTTATAATAAATAAAAAGGGAATTATAGAAATAAGAAAAGCTTGCTTTTTATGTTTTGATAAAGCTATAATTCCAGCGAAAAGAAATAGTATCCAAAATATATTAACTGCTGTCATAAAACGCATATAACTGCCAAAAAACGGAATGACAATAAAATGCATGATAAACAAGAGTATCAGCATACCACTGAGTCCTTTCTCTTGCGTCCAAATACGATATAAAAAACGGTCTTTTTGTGCTATCATAATATAAATTCCAAATATTAAATTCCAAATTCCAATCCCGAAACCTAAAATAAATTCCAAAAACTAAATCCCAAATTCCAATCTTGAAGTCTAAAAACAAATTCCAAAAACGAAATTCCAAATTCCAATCCCGAAACCTCAGGAAAAGTTCTATATTCTTACTTCTTTACTCTTGCTTCTTGCTTCTTTAATCCCCACCCTCAAATCGGTATCGGCTCTACTTCTACTCTTCCAATTGGTCTTCGCCAAAGTTTAAAAAGCAGAATAATGAAAATGGGCAGAAAACAAACTGCCGACATTACGAGATAAATATCTTTATAGGCCAATAACATAGAAGCCTGAGAGGTCTGATTAGAAAGACTTTTTTCTGCTTTTTTCTGCGCTTCAGCATCTGATAATCCCATATATAAAAATTGTCTTTTTGAGTTTTCCAGCTGCTGTTCGGCTTGTTTATTTATCGGACTCAATTGCTGGCTTAAACCCGTTTTATGCTGCACATTCATATTTGAAATAAAAGTTCCTAAAACAGCGCCTCCGAGTAAAGAAGCAAAAACAGCCTGAGCGATAATTCCAGTCATCATGCGTGATGTACTCAAATTTGGAGGAATTCCTTCTGATATATATAAGAGCGAAACTGGAAACAGAAACCCCATTCCTAAACCTTTAAAAATTAATGGCAGATAAAAATCAGATGCATCGATTCCTGGATAGAATCTGAAAAAAAGTATAATATGATACATTCCGTAGCAAGCGAAACCAATTACCCAAATCGTAGCCAGATAAATTCGTTTGAATAAAAGATAAGTCGAAAGCGGAATCGAGATGCATAACCCAATTAAAAGCGAAAGATGCGTTACCGCTCCCAGAACGGGATCAAAACCTAATATATTGGTCATATACCCTGTTATGACACTTCCTGTTCCATTTATTAATCCGATATAAAACATCAAAAATGCCCCCGGAATGACATTCTTAAATTTGTAAACATCTGGATTAATTAAAGGTTCTGCGGTAAAACGAACATGAAGCAGATAGATTCCCGCCACAATAAATAAAACTGCAGAAGCCAACGTTACTTTAGGATCGCTAAACCAATTTCTAGTTTGTCCTTCAGCACATAAAAAAAGGATAATGGTAAAAAATAAAATCAGGATAATCCAACCTCTCCAATCAAATTGAAATTTGGCTTTTAGAGGTGCCACATCAGCTTTATAAAAATACCAAGCCAGAACAATACAAATTAAAAAATTGACATTCAGGAAATAAATTCCAAACGTCCAGTTATGAAAACTCACAAAATGTGCTCCTAAATATTGATACAAATGCTGACTTCCTTTCTGTATAAACTGAAAAATTCCGTACATCAAAGCCATATTAAGAGCAGGATTGTACTTTAATAAAATAGGCACCATCGAAGCAAATATTCCAATAATAGAAACTATTGCCAAAAGAGAACGGCATAAAACAAACCAAGCGATCGTTGGCGCAAATAATGAAGCCGTGTTGAAAAGCAGAGACAAAAATGAAACGGATAAAATCATGGTACGAACCTTAATCTGTTTTCCCAGTTTTAATCCTAAAGGCAAAAAAGCAAGCATTGCAAAAATGGGAATGTAAACCGCATAACTAAAAGCGGTCGTAGAAGGCCCAAAATGTCCTAATATCTGCGAATTATCATAAGTCGTAACATTGAGTCCGTTAAAAAAAGGAATCGTCAGGATATATAATCCTGTCAGTGTAAAAAGGCTCCTTTTTTTCCCTGCAAACATCTCTTATTTTTTTACTTCAACAGTTACATTCATTCCTGGTCTTACTTCTTGAAGCTCTTTAGTCGGAGTTTCAAATTCAATTTTAACTGGAATACGCTGGGTGATTTTAACAAAATTTCCTGTTGAATTATCAGGCTCAACCATCGAGAATTTGGCTCCCGTAGCAGGAGAAAAACCAGCCACTTTTCCTTTAAATTCT from Flavobacterium sp. KACC 22763 includes these protein-coding regions:
- a CDS encoding MFS transporter; its protein translation is MSQNEKSIYTLQFILLCLSSLLFSSSFNMMIPELPNYLSSLGGAEYKGLIISLFTLTAAISRPFSGKLTDKWGRVPVMAIGSSVCVVCGFLYPILSSVSGFLLLRLVHGFSTGFKPTSTSAYVADIIPQHRWGEALGMHGLCFSIGGALGPALGSMIVNSYGINVMFYTSSFLAFFSIIIVMNMKETLATKEKLNWSMFIIGKNDIVDRNVFPAGIITFLSYTAFGLILTLIPDWSEHLGATNKGLFFTAFTVASVMVRFGAGKVSDRHGRPKVIMAGLIITSIALFVISAGRDIQMLLIGAGIYGIGTGILSPAISAWTIDMSNPEHRGKAVATMYISMELGIGLGALLGGTYYNDQIDRIPQIIRFDILVLILGIAYLTYWARNKRRIKA
- a CDS encoding DUF763 domain-containing protein; its protein translation is MKRSGTADLPLHYGHVPLWLAERMSKLGLAIVETIAMEFSTAEVISKLSNPFWFQSFGAVMGMDWHSSGITTSVLGALKKSVNPHSKELGIYICGGKGKHSMATPQELLFVGEKTGLDGINLASCSRLTAKVDNTAIQDGFQLYQHNFIVDNKGQWAVIQQGMNPNSRTARRYHWHSQDLKSFINEPHTFIYGENQGSILNLTANEATKSREGILELVKESPVKIIKEMQHLSMPAHHDVRMEDVNMKRLGAMLWATHENKPEDFEELLLLKGMGPRALQSLALVSEIIYGTPTRFEDPARFSFAHGGKDGHPFPVPVKIYDETIDTLQRAINRAKIGNSDKLSAIQKLSEISRKAEESFTPNSNFDALIQREREESYKYGGKTVFGDAKPPKKKPINPYNQLELF
- a CDS encoding AI-2E family transporter, whose amino-acid sequence is MKTINSNKKKELFDTILQLFFIFLLVGFCLKLLLPFFMPILWAVILSVVFYPIFNSLQKILKGRKALASVVITILIIAIMVLPLIYFLKAATGNFLELKNSFEAGTLKISPPGASIKEWPIIGKPLYEFLLSMSTDLEQGVVKYQDQIKELSSKIMASILSSGAAFLQFILSVIIAGVLLVSPGGKAFFMKFLKKIAGNEAEEIMTISVSTIYQVVKGILGVAVIQTIIQAIGLFWADIPYAGILTLICLIFSILQIGPIIINIGVIIYLFSTGDSGHAVFWTIFFIISGLSDNVLKPLLLGKGALVPMLVIFLGVIGGFIMSGFIGLFVGPIVFSIGYKLFVAWLDDNAEPVAEPEEDIERV
- a CDS encoding ion channel, producing MIAQKDRFLYRIWTQEKGLSGMLILLFIMHFIVIPFFGSYMRFMTAVNIFWILFLFAGIIALSKHKKQAFLISIIPFLFIITQWINYFEHNIFILFADLILSVAIMLLLITLVLIKVLEPGPVTTYRIVGSIVVYMLLVHFWSTLYLFLFQHIDGSFQITESKFTSNSDLASFMYFSYICITSTGFGEIAPLHPLARSLVQIEVLTGVLYPIILIGRLVSDANFSINKTGK
- a CDS encoding MFS transporter; its protein translation is MFAGKKRSLFTLTGLYILTIPFFNGLNVTTYDNSQILGHFGPSTTAFSYAVYIPIFAMLAFLPLGLKLGKQIKVRTMILSVSFLSLLFNTASLFAPTIAWFVLCRSLLAIVSIIGIFASMVPILLKYNPALNMALMYGIFQFIQKGSQHLYQYLGAHFVSFHNWTFGIYFLNVNFLICIVLAWYFYKADVAPLKAKFQFDWRGWIILILFFTIILFLCAEGQTRNWFSDPKVTLASAVLFIVAGIYLLHVRFTAEPLINPDVYKFKNVIPGAFLMFYIGLINGTGSVITGYMTNILGFDPVLGAVTHLSLLIGLCISIPLSTYLLFKRIYLATIWVIGFACYGMYHIILFFRFYPGIDASDFYLPLIFKGLGMGFLFPVSLLYISEGIPPNLSTSRMMTGIIAQAVFASLLGGAVLGTFISNMNVQHKTGLSQQLSPINKQAEQQLENSKRQFLYMGLSDAEAQKKAEKSLSNQTSQASMLLAYKDIYLVMSAVCFLPIFIILLFKLWRRPIGRVEVEPIPI